Within Nematostella vectensis chromosome 1, jaNemVect1.1, whole genome shotgun sequence, the genomic segment TATACTAACTGTTGTATATATTAGCATAAGGTTAGTATACTAACTGTTGTATATATTAGTATAAGGTTAGTATACTAACTGTTGTATATATTAGTATAAGGTTAGTATACTAACTGTTGTATATATTAGCGTAAGGTTAGTATACTAACTGTTGTATATATTAGCATAAGGTTAGTATACTAACTGTTGTATATATTAGTATAAGGTTAGTATACTAACTGTTGTATATATTAGCATAAGGTTAGTATACTAACTGTTGTATATATTAGTATAAGGTTAGTATACTAACTGTTGTATATATTAGTATAAGGTTAGTATACTAACTGTTGTATATATTAGCGTAAGGTTAGTATACTAACTGTTGTATATATTAGCATAAGGTTAGTATACTAACTGTTGTATATATTAGTATAAGGTTAGTATACTAACTGTTGTATATATTAGTATAAGGTTAGTATACTAACTGTTGTATATATTAGTATAAGGTTAGTATACTAACTGTTGTATATATTAGTATAAGGTTAGTATACTAACTGTTGTATATATTAGCGTAAGGTTAGTATACTAACTGTTGTATATATTAGTATAAGGTTAGTATACTAACTGTTGTATATATTAGTATAAGGTTAGTATACTAACTGTTGTATATATTAGTATAAGGTTAGTATACTAACTGTTGTATATATTAGCATAAGGTTAGTATACTAACTGTTGTATATATTAGCATAAGTTTAGTATACTAACTGTTGTATATATTAGCATAAGGTTAGTATACTAACTGTTGTATATATTAGCATAAGGTTAGTATACTAACTGTTGGCAGTATATATTAGCATAAGGTTAGTATACTAACTGTTGGCAGTATATATTAGCATAAGGTTAGTATACTAACTGTTGTATATATTAGCATAAGGTTAGTATACTAACTGTTGTATATATTAGCATAAGGTTAGTATACTAACTGTTGTATATATTAGTATAAGGTTAGTATACTAACTGTTGTATATATTAGCATAAGGTTAGTATACTAACTGTTGTTGCTAGTATTGCCTGTAGCTTAAACTGCTTCTCAGTAATTCTGTTTTTCAAATCGCTTACTCTTTTTAGGACCAACAGGCAGATGTCCTTCTTTACTGATATGTGGAGGCAAAGGGGTGGGCAAGTCAACGCTTGCAAGGTTTATGGTGAATGGACTGTTAAACAGGTGATTATTACAACTACTTTCTCTACATGTCCTCTTTTTGCATTTCCAATAACTTTTaagttattattaaaataggGAGAGGACAGCAAGGGCATCTGTTCATGCAAAGTGAATTCTGCACACACACTAATTTTGTGCAGTTATGAAATGCTGCCTTAAGCACAATGCAACGGCACCTATAAATGTGTTTTGCACTGAAGAGAAGGTGCTTAACCTGTCACCCAGTTGCTAGGATTTTGAATCCAATACACCATCTGGTGTTTAGTTTTCCAGAAGTATGCTATTTGGAATGTGACGTTGGCCAGACAGAGTTCACTCCACCTGccatcctgtcaatcactCGCGTCACCTCCCCATTACTAGGTCAGTAACCTTTCctgattgattttttttcttatctaaCTATATCTATACCATTTATGATGAAGACTTCTGAATGAAGTTAAAATATAGGTGCTTATATAAGCTGGTTGCTTCTTCATTgagttttagttttatatataacatttattatatacattttttgtaGGGTCTCCATTTACGCACCAACAATGGCCAGAAAGGTTTGCATGTGACATTTACAAATGGCATGAAAAACGGTTATGATTATCATTGACAAGTTATCTGTCATAAATTCCCAGAGCGTATTTCTTTGGTGATATTTCACCTAGAGATAACCCCCAAGGTTACATCAAGTCAATTGAAGACCTGCACTCATTCTACAAGAAGAGGTTAGATGGCATACCGTTAGTGGTGAACACACAAGGGTGGGTGAAGGGTAAGTATTTGGAACTGCTTGTATTCTATTGTACATGATGGATATGCACTTTACTCACTGCCCCTCTTTTGAGTTTAAAGTAGTCATCCTTGCAAGAACTTGACAAAGGTCTATTGTCCTGGGGCAAAAAGCTTTATCATTTAGCTTTTCCCAATAGGATATCAGGCAGAACATATAAGACGCCCTTCCCTTCTTGAATATGCTGTAAtgattcaaataagcccagggcacttttttttgggggggcgGGAGGGGGTGCTTATTTTAATTCTGTGGAATATACAAGCTTCTGAATCGCTTGAGAACTGAATCTATTTGCTTTAAGGTGTGTTTTGTGTATCTTatgctatattttttttgtcttagccaatcaaatttctaGAATTAAGACATTTTTGACATGCCAGTGTGCATTTGTCGTTAGGTTACCTTGTTACATGCCGTTAGGTTACCTTGTTACATGCCATTAGGTTGCCTAGTAACATGCCATTAGGTTGCCTAGTAACATGCCGTTAGGTTGCCTAGTAACATGCCATTGGTTGCCTTGTTCTTTCATGGAGCATTACCCAGGTCTTACTGGAATTTTTTGGGGTTCCACTCTCCCTACCCTCCTTATAAAAATGTGTAATGTAGGTGTGCTCTTTCggacattttattatttcaacatgagaagagATGTGGCTGGATGAGAGTctgcattttctttttcatgttCCCCTACCAAACATTGGAATTTCTGGAGCCCCTCTTAAACTTTCAGCCCCACACCCCCTCCCTTTAGTGAAATGTTTTTTGAGGGCCCTTATTCTCTCACTGAGTCTACCTCCACTTTGAAAAATGAGCAGTCCCTTGCAGTAATTGAATCATTTATACCAGGAATGGGAATACCGCTCCTTATGGATGTCTTCCGCATCACTCAGCCATCACATCTCATCCAGATCAACTCTACCACACAAGCATCCAGGAACCTGCCAATATTGACAAGGGATTTTCTTATGAGCACCCCAGGATGGGTTTACCCGGTGCTCGGTCAGAGTGGTATGGATGGAAGTAGCGGAGTGAAGTGTGAAGCATTTGATAGTCTACTTGATAACCTCAGGTACATAAATACTAATAAATGCCTTTGCTTACTGCTTGCCATTATATGTACCTTATtgctttttattaaatttcatGATTAAGGGGCCTTTTTTtgtagaaaacaaaacaaaaacaaaaattttgAGCTTGAGTCTAAGACAAAAAGGTTGGAGGTTTTTGAAATCACTTTCATTTTATTGAATTGTTACTATGTTAAAGATCTTAAGTTAGTTAAATTTCCAGCCCAagaatatttgaaaaatacaCATAAGCTACTAATCAGAATCCACAGTAATTTTCTGTTTGATATTCTTGTGATTTCTAATTCATTCTTATTCCATTCCTTTTGAAAAAGGAATGGAGATACCTCAGGGAGCCCAACAGAACTACTAACTGACATGCAGCACACCCACAATGAGCCAGTCATTGTTCAGCTGAAATCTGcttgtacacagggagaccaagcATCAAGGTGGGGCTATATTTATACACTGACATGACATTGCATAACATGACGTATGTTTTCATTGTTGGTGTTCTTTCAGGCTCCACTCTTCAGACCATCGTGCAATGAAACTGATTTCATACTTTAGCAAAGTACAGGATGTCCTTCCTGTAGCAAGACGAAACAATGGTGGCCCTTCCTCACTGACGTGTGGCCCTTCCTCACTGACAAGCTATGTCCCATACAAAGTACCATGGAACCACATGACTGTGGCTGTCGTACACACTGAGGTATCAATTATCTTGTAATTTAAATTTCACAGCGGGTTAAGTGTAATGTCTTGTGCAGTTAACAATATATCAGCACCATTACCCAGCTTTGAACAACTTTAAAGGGAAAAATACCATAGGGTTACAAACAACAAAAGTACAAGAGTTTTTAAGGGAATGTTGCATCTTTTTAATGATGCGTTGAATTTTTTACAGGTCCCTAGAAGTCATGTGTTGATGTCACTAAATGCGAGTATTGTTGGGCTGGCTGTGTCTTCCTCTACCAAGGTAACATCTGCAGTTTATTTATAGTTTTTAACTGAACCATTTCGGTTCTTACTGCTATAATAGAAGTGTAAGAGACACCCCAagggtcttacttttataaccTGATGGTAAGAATTCTGATCATGATTTCTTTCCTATCGTGGTTACACCATTGCAGGCAAGTGGCGACCTTGAGCAAAGTGAAGTCAAAGTTCTACACAAAGCTCCACACTCGCTTGAGTGTCTGGGGTTAGGTATGTCTCATAAGCATTACACTAAAGCCCTTAAAGAAGGCCTATTTTAtaccattttatgctcccgcacTATACCGAGGCTAAGTATAAACATCGTATTACCCATGAGCCATATTCTTTCCAAAttcatgcaaatgaatcgagtcAATTGTTtaatcttcatttgcatgcatcaACATTGAATACTGTTCATGGATAATacaacgtttgaacttagcctgaGTAAtccaaagaatccatttccatcgtcTAGCAGATAACTGAGAAACTTTAAATCaaatataattttaaataaagtataaaacttCAATCATGGTTGGTGATTTTGAAGGTTTTCTGCAAATTAaccattgtattttcaattgtaaacattAACAAAAGAGTGATTGATTGACATTATTTAAATCAATTTGGGATTCCTTTGATTGACTGCGAGACAACCCTGTCAACTGGGAGATGGATTCCTGTGACTCTTATtgaccacaggaaacccataaGAATGCCTCCTGGGACTtgacaaatagatctcattttgtGCGTGCGTCTGATAGACAGATCATGCCAAAGCTttttataaattaataaaaaacgGGAGGAAAGTCAATAGGCATTTCATGGTTACCAATTCTCCTTGGTATTCCAGGCATCGTGCGGAACGTTGACCCTGTGAACAAACTGTTCTACATCCTGACCCCTGTCCCACTTGATGTACTAAAGAGGGTCAACATCTTGCTCAAGGGAAACCTGGAAGTACCAGCCACACTTTGGCTGCAGGTGACACATTTATCTAGCACGCCATGTGGACTATATGTTGGCAATCCCCAGGGTTTGAAACTCCAGGGGTGGGGTGCTCTAATTTTGTTtagaaacaaatgttttcaaTCTATTTGTTAGACTAAAGCTAGTTGTCTTAagcttattgtatttatttgggAGAGATGCATATTTGGCTTGTGAAGGGTTGTCCTCATGTGTTCTTCTTGGCCGGTATAGTAGTCAAGGGATTTAGAATCGCGTTTTCAGAATAAACGCAAACGGCAAACCGCGGTTAGCCGTTACCGGTTTGCGGCTTGGCGTACTGGCGAAAACGTAGTTTAGCACATTTGGCGGGAAATGTTGCATTTGGCGGGAAAAAGTGCAAAACATGTGCTCGACTTCAACCAAGCCAAAAGTATTAGTAGTTGTGCAAATTGTCAATGAAAATATACTATTTCAAGGGTCAAGTGATTAATAACACTAGTTTTTGGTCTCAAGCGTGAGTTTATAGACGGTGCTCCTGAAGTCAAAACGCGGAGTTTGACGTTTGCCGTTTCCGAGAAAAAACGCGGTGCTAAATGTATCTAATAACTCAATTCGCCTCACGCCATGGTATaactttataataataataacatcgTGTTTTTCTAACCTCAGGAAGCCCGGGCATGTTCGCCATACATATCGTCAGAGTTTACGTACGATCTGAAAGGAGCTGGGGCGAGAAAAGTTCGTTACAATCTGCTCAGAAAGAGACACAGCTCTCCTGGCAGGCCGGTCATGTGACATGTGACGTGATCCCCATTCCCGCCAATACAATCATGTGATCCCCATTCCTTGCAATACAATCACGTGATCCCCATTGCCGGCAATACAATCATGTGATCCCCATTCCTTGCAATACAATCACGTGATCCCCATTGCCGGCAATACAATCAGGTGACCCCCATTCCTTGCAATACAATCACGTGATCCCCATTTCCGGCAATACAATCACGCGATCCCCATTTCCGGCAATACAATCACGTGATCCCCATTCCCGGCTATACAATCAGGTGACCCCCATTTCCGGCAATTAAATCACGTGGTCCccattcaggcccgtacccacgggggatgcagggggtgcgaacgtaccccccccccccccccccccccacaacggccgaaagttcACTTTCGGTTTTCAATAAGgtaatagacgtgctatttgtcgacaaaattataaagcataagtgagatcactctggtatgtcatcaacataagtcagactttttttgtagccaaatgcaaaggcataaaaaatcacattttgttctttcaggggTGGTCAGAGGGTGGTCACTCCCCCCTTCCACCCAGAAAAATTAGgcccactttttcggattttgcttcccccccccccccccccccctaaaaaatccTGTGTACGGGCCTGCCATTCCCGACAATACAATCACGTGTTCTCAATTCCCGGCAATACAATCACGTGATCCCCATTCCCGGCTATACAATCACTTGATCCCCATTCCCGGCTATACAATCACGTGACTCCTGCATTTCAGGCATGTCCTGCAAAGTCGATCACGTGGGTTACAGTTATCCGCGTATTGTGTATTGCTGGCAAGTCTCGTGACTGGCGAGTAGGTCATGTGCCTAGCATATCGTCTGCCATACAACCCTGGAGTACAGCAGATATGCACAATATGGTTTATCGGCAATAAAACAAGTTAACAAAAGGATTCTTTGTAATTAAAAGAATATATTTACGCAAGAGCTTTGTTTGTGATGGTTTCTTTAATTATGCGAAGTGCGCTACCGTGTCCAACAAGACAAAGTTGGCCAAGTAGCATGGTCTTACAGCCATTAAACAATCTTTCGCATATTGTGCGCGCGTAACAAGACGCAATTAATGATGTCACTGATCAGCTGATACACCATGTAGCGCACATGCTCCTCGATGTTGCTTCACACGTCTCACCTTATGGATAACGAGGTCTCTCCAATTACTCGTTTAGTATCTGGTATCCTCTGGTTCCTGCGTATGGTTGTTCTGGGTGTGACAAAAGTTGTCCAGGGTGCCTATTTTGGATGCCGCAAGCTTGCGTGGGGTGTTAGTCGCCATGGTAGCCCTGCTGAGAGTGAGGAGTCCGTGAGCACACTGTGTGCGGAGGACTCTATCGAGGGCCGTGACTCGGTTGACACGGAACCAGTAAGTTGGGTCTTGTTTTACATGCAGGTCTCGTTTTTGCTTGAGTACATCTAATGGATGCGAAGGTGTGAACAAAGCATGCATTTTTTGCCTGTTCACGATGTTTTCACGTCCTCAGGACGCGACGActgctaaaaccatcgtgcgCGCGCAATAGAACGTGTGCAAGTCTGCTTCCTCTTGTTTGCGTCGTGGATATTAAACACCCTAATACGCGCAACGAGGCGCTGTTATAAAAGCACGCGAAACGAGAAAGTTGCGCATTTCAATTAAGGCTTAAGCGGGAGGCGATCGAAGCTCTTTAGGTTTAAGGTAAGGCGTGTATctaggggggtacacaggggggtgcacttGCCCCTCCCCTCCGAAATAGCCCAATTCCTATTGAAAGATCGCTATAGGTTATATcagtacacagggggggggggtgcacggGGAGGGAacgcagccccccccccccccccccccaacggccgaaagttcactttcggttctcattAGACGTGCTAttcagctgctttgtctcctattatctttgttctacaaagaaattcttttgtctctatatttctcgttctttgtgttcatttgcccaatcaaattgcagcttgtaagagctgcgtaatGACCCATTCGTAGACAAAACtaataagctagatcacttaAGGATGTCAttaatccataagtcagactgtatttgtagccaaatccgacaagaaacgtcccgtggaaatactgcaaaggcataaaaatatccctttttgttattttggggGTGAATTCAGAAAAATCTCtcccctcctcccccagaaaaattaggtccactttttcggatttcgcccACCTCCcctcaagaaaaatcctgggtacgggcctgataccGCGATGTTTAGTAGTGTGGTTGCGTTTGTACTGGTGGTTGATGGGGATGGGGTGTGTGCGTTTTTCAGAAACAACTAATAAGGGAGCCAAGTTTTTGGCTCTTGGCTAGTTTGGAACAAGCAAACTATATACGCTTCTTCGAACTTCAACAAATGTATCGATGTTGCAGGAATCATCCGTCTGCCAGTACTGTCCCTATGGGTGCCaaggcgcatgcgcatgccCAGCCCTAGACAATGACGTCTCTGATAACGTCAGACAAGAGCTATCTAGACGTAGAGCGGAAACCCTCTCGGCCACAATCCTCGCTCATCACGAGCGCTTTGCGCAGCTCATAGCTGACGACGACCAGCTCGCCGTGACTGTCATCAACAAATTTTACCCTATCCTCTCTAACGATACGCGCGGCCTTATGGGTAACGAGGACTTCCCGCAAGGCATGTCGGGTACCGACGTGGATGACACGCAAAGCACATTGGGTAATAAGGACAATCCGCAAAGCATATCGGATACAGAGTATACTTCCAACTCTATCGCTAGTATGTTTAACTTGACACATTATAGTGAAGGGGAGAGTTTCCGGGCCAGGCGAACGTTCCGTCAAGTGCTGAGAAGGACAAAGCAGTCGAAATATCGTGATCGAAGCAGGTCTTTCTAGTCGGGCAACGACAAACCGAAAACAGGGCGTGGCAAAGTCTTCCATTTaatgtccccctccccctgtctAGGGTCGAGGCGATACCGTTGTGTTGTTGTAATGTTTATTATCATAATAAATATAATCATAACTGGTGACAAGAAGGCCTTCAGCCGGGGTCGGCAAGATCTGTCTGTccaaagtatctgaaaaaGAGAAATCGAGAAAACGATACATTTGAGCCCAATGGGAATTGccttagccaatcaaattctGTTTGTTACCTTGAAACCAGGGCGATAATCAGAttaagtgacgtcacaagCTCAACATTCTTCTCATTCATTGGCATCTAAAAGAAAAGACATTTGACGCATTAGCAATTATTTGACATAGTAAAGGAGATTGGCTGAGACGTCGCGAACGTCAAAATGTCATAGGTCTATTAGAATAAAACGAAAAAGGCAgttttaaataaatgaataagcGAATGTccaaataatcaaaataattGATTTACTTTTACAGTGTGCTTGGCTTGTGAACGGCCAAGTCACCATCATGTAAGGGACAATAAGTCTCTTCACGTGGTTTGCCGGCTATGTAACGATTCTCTTTTACTAATTAAGCCTCTCTTTTATCTTTAACCTCAACGTTCTGGTTTGCCTTCGTTGGTATTGCTCGATAAATCATAAGAAGGTCAGGACCACATGAATTTAGTGTACTATATATAAATCCAGCATATTCCCTTGTTACTGTAAAGTGCTTTTTGACTGACAAATGCGGTAGCTACCATGAAGGTTAGAGGCTTAATCAAGTGTATATGAATTCAACATATTCCCGTgtgtttaataaaaatattgagtGTTCCCTTGTTAGTGTTAAATGTTTTCTGACCAAAAATTGAAATTTGGTGATTGGAATTTGCCATATACAATTCCTGCGATGATAGTTGCCTACTTGCCTGAGTAAGCCTGCATTCAGTACACTGCCTTGCGAGTGTGCGTAAGGTTGCTGTGCAGTCTGCAAGTAATGGTTTTTCCAGACAGACCAACAGAGAATATATCCACCGGCCCTGCAACAACATAAGAAGGCTCTTTTTCAAACATTATCATTctcaaacattttatttttatgttaggAGGTTTTCCTTAATGCCACATATCATTTTGTGATGTTGGATTTATTTCACAGGTTGTAGTCTAATGTAAACTTAGAGAAGGGACTCATCCAGGATTTCTCAAAGTGGGGGAGGAGAATAATGCTGAAGGGAGGGGTATATAAAACATTTGGCAAGAGGTAAGGATAAGTAAACTTTGTGGAGTTT encodes:
- the LOC5503921 gene encoding polynucleotide 5'-hydroxyl-kinase NOL9 — protein: MRRLQYSIRILVQRYLFKVMDGRKRKRKASASDVMAMHVGKSSPKKKKKLEKLQQADKGLAEETGIQPSGVNVVSLDAKCLLFLKGDLQNCCLLFFKVNQEVALQGKADIKALLGTVSILGSLISPCNSFYQVFSPSSSSFLTIRDTASIVENRQAHLISIKELLHTQSKDIRKAGLSRAQKASSVLMLKSLRTVDTDFLCQYKPYEDLFSTASIKDTQVDNSSAHDVTSAALGFRLRNVNSEDLTVFHEPKKWSDLLHAIHQIKEGPTGRCPSLLICGGKGVGKSTLARFMVNGLLNSFPEVCYLECDVGQTEFTPPAILSITRVTSPLLGSPFTHQQWPERAYFFGDISPRDNPQGYIKSIEDLHSFYKKRLDGIPLVVNTQGWVKGMGIPLLMDVFRITQPSHLIQINSTTQASRNLPILTRDFLMSTPGWVYPVLGQSGMDGSSGVKCEAFDSLLDNLRNGDTSGSPTELLTDMQHTHNEPVIVQLKSACTQGDQASRLHSSDHRAMKLISYFSKVQDVLPVARRNNGGPSSLTCGPSSLTSYVPYKVPWNHMTVAVVHTEVPRSHVLMSLNASIVGLAVSSSTKASGDLEQSEVKVLHKAPHSLECLGLGIVRNVDPVNKLFYILTPVPLDVLKRVNILLKGNLEVPATLWLQEARACSPYISSEFTYDLKGAGARKVRYNLLRKRHSSPGRPVM
- the LOC116611696 gene encoding uncharacterized protein LOC116611696, with protein sequence MLLHTSHLMDNEVSPITRLVSGILWFLRMVVLGVTKVVQGAYFGCRKLAWGVSRHGSPAESEESVSTLCAEDSIEGRDSVDTEPESSVCQYCPYGCQGACACPALDNDVSDNVRQELSRRRAETLSATILAHHERFAQLIADDDQLAVTVINKFYPILSNDTRGLMGNEDFPQGMSGTDVDDTQSTLGNKDNPQSISDTEYTSNSIASMFNLTHYSEGESFRARRTFRQVLRRTKQSKYRDRSRSF